A window of Gambusia affinis linkage group LG03, SWU_Gaff_1.0, whole genome shotgun sequence genomic DNA:
cttttcatattgtttttatttccagccTGAAATACAGGGATTGACGTCGACCAAATGCAAAGCTGATGAGGAAAACTGTCCAAACTTTGGGTGCAACTTGCATCCGTTTTTGAAATGCTCCCTGATCGATTCTCTGGTTCCTGATTATTTCTGTATTCTGTTACCTGTTGTGTGCTGAACCTCCCAGGTAAAatcctgttttacatttttaaaaataaacatccgAAGCGCCCGTGTTTTGCGGTTGAAGTCTTCGCCAGGGCCCTCTGTCCTGCTGTGCAGCCAGAACTGAAAAACGCAGcatgagaaagaaaacaggGGAAGTTATGGGAACATGTTAGAGGAAGgaaacatttcaggaaaaaaaaaatcattttaaggatttcaaatataacaaaatacaCTGCAAACCAACAAAACTTTACCTTCTGTCAGAAATGTCccatttttattgtcttgtattttccaatattttccTCCATCTTATGTTTGAGTAGGTAAATACCTGcggtttatatttattttacacattatttTCAGGTTTCAGTCTTCTGGTTTTAGTTGTTTGGTTTCAGCCTCCCAGTTGCTCTTTCTGATGAAAAttgttcagtttagtttttgcaTGTAAAAATTGCCTTCAGTAACTGTTAGGGCCAACAAACACAGTAGGAATCACATGTGTATCACAAGGTTCCACATGTTTTCCCATGTGATTCCCAACACGATACCATGAAACGTTCCAGATCCACACACACGGCTCCTCAATCAATCATCACTGATATGGAAAGGGAACATTTCTGTCTGGTCATCCTGACtgtttaaagtgaaactgaGAGTGAGATTCTCAGCACAAAGTTGGCAAAGAAGTTGAACTGTTGATGTAAAGCTACCTGATGATTGAAAGTGACGTCAGCCGCGTTGTCCTGAGCAGAGGAGACATGAAAGACTGTTCACGTCTTCAAAGAATAATCTGTTTACGTCTCCATCCTTCGCCCTGCCTGTCTCCGTGGTTCTGGTTTCTCCTGGGAGCGGTGGATGGGAGGCAGGCGGAGGTCAGCCTTCAGCTCTGATTCTGCTCCGTTTTCCTCATGGTGTCGTTACAACCTGCTTTCCTCAAAGCCTCAAAGCATGGAGCTTTTTACAGTTAAGATTtttaaccaaagaaaaacataaaaaataacaaagcagcTGACTTTAGGATCATGAAAATCTTACAAAAAGGCACCTTGTCCTTTATTAGTGGACAGCTAAACCATCTTTATAACTGTTATCTGACGTAAACATGGCAGGAGGTTGAATAATCTGCTGACCTGCAGCTGTTGCTGACAGTCGGTGGTGATTTAACTTCCTATCAGGAAAAAGTTTGTGATGAAACGAAGCTTTGATGCTGGATGTAAAGACCGACTCTGACAGGGAACGTCTTCTTTAGGTTTTCCCGGAGCGGCCGGCCGTTCGCTCATTTATGTTTGATGTGTTCAAACCCTTTAAACCTGATCTCTGCTCTCAGGCAGGAGACAGAAGGAAAGTCTGAGTGCATTTATTAGGACACTAGGAAAAAAACTACAGATATTAACAATAACACCATGTTGGGCTTCACTTGtaaagtaaatgaaaatgtgttgttaaaaAAGGGCTagaaatacaatatttatacaCAATGCAGTGCTAAAGTATCTGTAccttttatcacattttgtcatgtgacGACAAACTTCAGTGCGTTTTACCGGGATGTCAGGAGAAAGACCAACTTCTGGAGTGGAGTAAAAGAATTcatagttttcacatttttatttgaattaatctGAAATACGTGGTTATGTATTTCTGCGATATTCAACTCTTTGCATGACAACGCTTTATGAACAATGAGGGGCTGAGATTTTTTCTGTGGCCGTCAGAAATAAGAAACAAGCCGCGTCGATATCTGCTCTTTTCTCCAGCTCCCTGTTTTATTCAAAGTTTTTATAAGTGGTTTCTTTGGCTCTTTAACAAACTTCACATATCATAATCTACCCAAACGTCTGTTGGTGTTTTGATCCAACTTTCACAATTATGACAActtgataattttatttaaatttctccaTAACTTTCCCCTGAcctgtttggtttatttgttaGTTGACATAAAGTTGTTCTCTAAATTctcacatgtttttattctgatgctAAATGACTCACAAATGGATTAGAGGCGACTCCTGAATGGGATTGTttgcactgggttttatttatttatgtgtacTGATATAAAAGACAATGGATACAAATTCATGCTGCACTTTGTAAAATTTgcagtaatattttttacaaataattttattccacTTCAAAATGATGCCTTTACTTCTGTAGCACATAAAATGGATTCaagtttttggttgtaaaatgacaaaatgtgagaaagttgAAAAGGTAAGAACATGTTTACAAGACACTATTTGTCTTTACTAAGATTTTCtaacagaatgaaaacaaaagcagctgatGAGAAACGAAGAGtttcacaaagcaaacatttttgtacagttGTTTAGAAACGAGAGCGAGATCTTCTGAACTGACAATATTTACGCTGATTGACTTTTAAAGCAATTTGGTCATTAGTGCAACAATCAAACATGGCAGCCGTCTGCTCAGCTCCTGTCCGTGAACCGAGCTAACAGGTTGCTCCGAGCTTCTTAATGGCACAGTTGTTGTAGCTTTGTTGGTTCTGAAGAGGCACCGGCTTGGTTCGGGTTTTATCGACCAGATTTTCAGTCAGTTCCATGAGAGTGCAGCACATTTATACCTGAGAAGGTATTTAGAAAAAGATCATCTGCCATCAGAAAcagttttcctctctgtctgtccCTGACAGTTGCATCAGCACCAGGAGAACGACCTTCCCACCATCTCAAAGAAGAGTTTGTTGGGCTTCCTGAAGTACCGGCAGAGCTTCTTCAAGGCCTGCGTGCTCAGCGGAGCGTGCGGTCGGCCTTTAGACTCGTCCAGGCACTTGTCGTGTCCGGCGGACAGGAGGCAGTAGAAGCCTTTGGTGGTGTTGAAGTAAAAGTTGCTGGGGTTTATCCTGGGTGGAAGGTCCAGGAACCGTTCCGCCTTCCTCAGCTCCGGGAACGGGTCCCGAATGAGCGCATCGCCGTCCACCACGTGGATCTGCTCCCGGGGGAAAACCTCCAGCCAGCGGGCCAGGTGCAGATGGTACAGGCTCCTCTGCAGCGCCTTGTAGCCGTGGTTGATGTGGCCCTCgtggagcagcagctcctccagcggCTGGTAGGGCTTGTCCTGCGTCAGGCGGTTGTGGAGGACCTGGGTGTAGTCGGAGACCAGCCTCTCCGCCGGGTCCCTGACGATGAGCAGCAGCCGGACGGCCGGGTTCATGTCCCACACCCGAACTGGAACCTGGGGGGCTGCGAAGTAGCCGGGGGTTTTCTCCACCGTCAGCTGGCCCGGCAGGGTGAAGGGCATCTGGGCTCGGTACCAGGCCAGACCCCGGCGGAAGTGTTCCTCCACGTTGAAGTAGTGGACCTGGGaaaggtttaaaaatgaagattcAACAAACTATGGCTGGAAGATCAATCAAGATCAATCATGACTGATCATGATTGATCATGATCAATCATGATTGATCATGACTGATCATGATCGATCATGACTGATCATGATTGATCATGATTGATCATGATTGATCCAAACAgaaactaaagataaaaaatacaaacccaggagaaaaccaaacaacaaatcaaCCCTCCATCCTGATCAGTTTGTCTTCAAAATAAGAAGTCATTTGTCTATAATTTTCTTCAAAGGACTCACCCAAATTTGCACTCTGACATTTTAtctaaagtttaaagttttttaaactgttatAGAGAGCCGTTCCAGAACTGGGCCCTAGGTCACATTTTGAATCATCGGCATGGTGCCAAACAACATTTCACTCCAAATGGTCTGATGCTATAAATAAGTCGAAGGATTCACACCAACTCTGTTCATTCTGCTTTAATAGAACGGcggtttgtttgtctagaaagtctggtttgctTGTGAACGTGTGAATGAATAATCAAACTGATGTGAACCAAATAATTAAAACCTCGGTTTCAGTTCCATTGAAGTGAATCCTCATTCAATTCggatgcatatgtgaacgccaagcagagcagagaccactccaaaagcaggaagtggactacagcgcccagcattctgggtaaataaaactgctagcctagcgctagcaggagaactGACTCATGGtgttttaccaaagacaaaagagaaatgctaCAGCTGACgcctccatttttgtttacattcatgaagcaggaagttgctctcagtgtcttcagaggcttttgtgtcgtttccttcagtggttcgtggtgcagcgcctccacaggtgaggaggggaacagggaGTTCAAagggtttgactcagagcagtgagagagaaaaccacagcagctggaaatgttaCGAATGTTACAGTCTTTGGTCCCTGATCAAACCCAGTCcaccaggtgtgaaaacaacctCAGATTTTTCTGCTGTATGTTTCATCTAAAATGTGCCTGTCAAAGTTACACGGCCTTAAACGACCTGAACCCACACAAAGAATGCAAACGTTTCAGTCAAACAGACGAACTATCCAGTAAAACTTCTGGAGATTATACAACTTTACTTCATGATGACTAAAAGTTGACGATATGCTTCACAAACCCTGATTGATTCGGTCAGTTTTACCTCGGCCTTCGCCACCTCCACGTCTGGGTGCAGGTTGAGCATCTCCAGCAGGGCTCTGGTGCCGCCTTTCCGCACGCCAATGATAATAGCTCCGGGCAGCCGCTGCTGGGTAGCGTTGtaagaggaggatgatgatgatgctgaggagggggaggaagaggatggaggaggagacTGAAGAGGCGAAACGGACGCCCCGCTGCGCAGATCCCTTAAGCAAACAGAGAGCTGAGTCTGCAGCAGGAGAAGCACCAGCAGCGCCAGCAGCACCGTCCACAGCATggtgccacacacacacacacacacacacacacacacacacacacacacacaggaggagCTCCGGTTAGCAGCACACACTCATTGAGCTCCCACGCAGTGCTTGTTATCAGTCAGCAGGGGGCCTCAGGGGGACGCTCCTCAATTTCACAACctgagaagagaaacagaaagatgaaCGTCTGCTTTTACTTCCTGCTGAAGATGGGATACGTTCCTaaagttttctgctggttttgctgcagatgaagtgaaatttgttcatttgaaatgcaaataactcaaaaattatttctaata
This region includes:
- the hs3st1l2 gene encoding heparan sulfate (glucosamine) 3-O-sulfotransferase 1-like 2, whose protein sequence is MLWTVLLALLVLLLLQTQLSVCLRDLRSGASVSPLQSPPPSSSSPSSASSSSSSYNATQQRLPGAIIIGVRKGGTRALLEMLNLHPDVEVAKAEVHYFNVEEHFRRGLAWYRAQMPFTLPGQLTVEKTPGYFAAPQVPVRVWDMNPAVRLLLIVRDPAERLVSDYTQVLHNRLTQDKPYQPLEELLLHEGHINHGYKALQRSLYHLHLARWLEVFPREQIHVVDGDALIRDPFPELRKAERFLDLPPRINPSNFYFNTTKGFYCLLSAGHDKCLDESKGRPHAPLSTQALKKLCRYFRKPNKLFFEMVGRSFSWC